From the Prunus dulcis chromosome 4, ALMONDv2, whole genome shotgun sequence genome, one window contains:
- the LOC117625504 gene encoding uncharacterized protein LOC117625504, producing the protein MRSSPLAAFISLYQLGPQPSGRRSLPPSLLLIAVTKAPAPPQAGTEPPEDSREESITSQAEPMEDLELISLYDDIPDRQVRICTSISPELRSDLVAFLRLNSEVFAWSYNDMPGISPDIISHRLSVNPAVRPVRQKRRAYDPERYEAMRAEVDRLSSIRFIREVAYPTWLANVVMVVDATSGHALLSFMDAYSGYNQIFMHPEDQAHTSFITDRGLYCYRVMPFGLKNAGATYQRLVNHIFAPLIGNTMEVYVDDMLVKSRTADKHILNLSAMFTILKQYKMRLNPTKWRVAALTRFISKATDRCAPFFKALKGTKRNITWTAKCDTAFSELKEYMGRAPLLSTPKHGDILVIYLSVSASAVSSMLIRSKDNAEHPVHYVLQKPETSGRLVEWAIELGEFDIHYKPRPAIRGQAVADFLSEFTEHQASAATQLITEPNLSLSQDQTPSKSTLDLTQPLWTLFVDGSSNAQGCGAGLVLVSPDKVALEYALRFKFQASNNEAEYEALLAGLRLAKEMDAKQIQIFSDSQLVVHQVNQDFTAKDASMTAYLQHARHLLATFHARSIRQVPRSENSHADALARLASALEQGMGRHIHIEFLAQPSTQAPLICTIDHSPTWMDPILQFLQNQTLPANPAEARRVRHRSARYLIINGSLYKRGFSLPYLRCLTPEEGHYVLREIHEGICEGKGQVKYAVVAVDYFTKWAEAEALATIAAARIESFVWQSIVCRFGIPNSIVTDNGRQFDNAKFKQFCSNLKIHLCFASPAHPQSNGQVEAVNKIIKKTLKTKLDKAKGCWPELLPEVLWSYRTTFRTSTGEMPFSLSFGTETVAPVEIGQPTYRISTYDAKANDEQLALNLDFIDELRDQSSMHNVVYKQCITTPESIPALSK; encoded by the exons ATGCGGTCGAGCCCATTGGCAGCATTCATCTCCCTATATCAATTGGGGCCGCAACCCAGCGGACGACGATCACTACCCCCTTCCTTATTGTTGATTGCAGTAACCAAGGCTCCCGCCCCTCCTCAAGCTGGTACAGAACCACCTGAGGACTCAAGGGAGGAGTCTATCACATCACAGGCTGAACCTATGGAGGACCTGGAACTGATTAGCCTTTATGACGACATCCCAGATCGACAAGTTCGGATCTGCACCTCTATCTCGCCAGAGCTTCGCTCTGACCTGGTCGCCTTCCTCCGCCTCAACTCCGAAGTCTTTGCATGGTCCTACAATGACATGCCTGGCATATCACCAGACATCATATCCCATAGGCTTAGCGTCAATCCTGCCGTCCGACCAGTCCGACAGAAGCGTCGTGCTTATGACCCCGAGCGCTATGAGGCCATGAGGGCGGAGGTGGATCGTTTGAGTAGTATCAGATTTATCAGGGAGGTTGCCTATCCTACATGGCTGGCCAATGTCGTGATG GTAGTCGACGCCACATCGGGCCACGCCCTCCTTAGCTTCATGGATGCTTATTCAGGTTACAACCAGATCTTCATGCACCCCGAAGACCAGGCCCACACCTCTTTCATTACGGACCGAGGCCTCTACTGCTATAGGGTGATGCCCTTTGGCCTGAAGAACGCCGGGGCTACGTACCAGCGACTGGTGAACCACATTTTCGCCCCATTGATTGGCAATACCATGGAGGTTTATGTCGACGACATGCTAGTCAAGAGTCGCACAGCTGACAAACACATCCTCAACCTCTCCGCTATGTTCACCATCTTGAAGCAGTACAAAATGAGGCTTAACCCCACCAAAT GGCGTGTCGCAGCCCTGACTAGATTTATCTCCAAAGCCACTGACCGCTGCGCCCCATTCTTCAAGGCCCTTAAGGGTACCAAGCGAAACATCACCTGGACTGCTAAATGCGACACGGCTTTCAGCGAGCTCAAGGAGTATATGGGCAGGGCCCCTTTATTGTCAACCCCTAAGCACGGAGACATCCTCGTGATTTATCTCTCCGTCTCAGCTTCGGCTGTTAGCTCTATGCTCATTCGATCAAAGGATAACGCAGAGCACCCAGTGCATTAT GTGTTGCAGAAGCCAGAAACTTCTGGGAGGCTGGTTGAGTGGGCCATTGAACTTGGTGAGTTTGATATTCATTACAAACCCCGCCCGGCTATAAGGGGGCAGGCCGTTGCTGACTTCTTATCTGAATTCACGGAGCACCAAGCTTCAGCAGCTACCCAGCTCATAACCGAACCCAATCTCTCTCTGAGCCAGGACCAAACCCCCAGCAAAAGCACTCTCGACCTAACCCAGCCCCTATGGACCTTATTCGTAGATGGCTCTTCTAATGCCCAAGGGTGTGGGGCCGGCCTCGTTCTCGTCTCCCCAGACAAGGTTGCCCTCGAGTACGCCCTCCGCTTCAAATTCCAAGCCTCCAACAATGAGGCCGAATATGAAGCACTCTTAGCTGGTCTTCGACTAGCCAAAGAGATGGACGCCAAACAAATTCAGATATTCAGCGACTCACAACTCGTTGTCCACCAAGTCAACCAGGACTTCACGGCCAAGGATGCCTCTATGACGGCTTACCTCCAGCACGCTCGGCACTTGCTGGCAACCTTCCACGCCCGCTCTATCAGGCAAGTGCCGCGCTCAGAGAATAGCCATGCCGATGCACTAGCCAGGTTAGCCTCAGCCTTGGAGCAAGGAATGGGTCGCCACATCCACATCGAGTTTTTGGCCCAGCCCAGCACCCAAGCCCCACTCATCTGCACTATTGATCACAGCCCTACATGGATGGACCCCATCCTCCAGTTCTTGCAGAACCAAACACTACCGGCTAACCCAGCCGAGGCACGACGCGTTCGCCATCGCTCTGCCCGATACCTGATCATTAACGGCTCCTTATACAAGCGGGGTTTCAGCCTTCCTTACCTCCGATGCCTGACTCCAGAGGAGGGTCACTATGTCCTCCGAGAAATCCATGAAGGCATCTGCG AGGGCAAGGGCCAAGTCAAATATGCAGTTGTGGCCGTagactacttcaccaagtgGGCTGAGGCCGAGGCCCTGGCCACTATCGCTGCGGCTCGCATCGAATCTTTTGTGTGGCAAAGCATTGTATGTCGCTTCGGCATCCCCAACTCCATCGTCACCGACAATGGCCGGCAATTTGACAAtgccaaattcaaacaattttgttccaACCTCAAGATTCATCTATGCTTTGCCTCCCCAGCCCATCCTCAGTCCAATGGCCAGGTCGAAGCCgtgaacaaaattatcaagaaaACTCTCAAGACAAAACTTGACAAAGCCAAGGGCTGCTGGCCAGAACTACTCCCGGAAGTACTCTGGTCCTACCGCACCACCTTCCGCACATCCACCGGTGAAATGCCATTCTCCCTATCATTTGGAACTGAGACCGTGGCACCGGTAGAGATTGGCCAGCCTACATACCGAATCTCCACTTACGATGCCAAAGCCAATGACGAGCAGTTGGCCCTCAACCTCGACTTCATTGACGAGCTCCGAGACCAATCAAGCATGCACAATGTCGTGTACAAACAATGCATTACGACTCCCGAGTCAATCCCCGCGCTTTCAAAATAG